A region of the Motilibacter aurantiacus genome:
CTGAACTCCCGCTCGTCGTCGGCCGCGCCCACGCCTGCCCCCGCCCCGGTCCGCGCGCCGCTCGTCGGCGCTCCGGGTCAGGAGACGCCGCGGCCAGCACAGAAGGTTGCACGGATCGGACGATCAGCTGCCGTGGGCTTCGCGCGGCGGCGCCCAGACCGACCACGCACCCGGCGAGACCTCCCACGTGCGCGAGGAGAGCGGCCCGTGCACCTCGCCGTCCTCGTTGACGCCGAACTCCTCCCCGCTCACCGTCACCGACCTGCCTCGGGCGGTGAGGACGTCGTCCCGGGACGGGTGCTCGCCACGGCGTACGTCCAGGGCTAGGCCGAGCCGCTCCAGGGGGCCGGTCGAGGTGGCGACCACGACGTCGAGCAGGCCGTCGCCGGGGTCGGCGTCCGGCGCCAGGAGCGTGCCCCCGCCGATGGAGGTGCCGTTGGCCACGGCGACGAGCAGGGCGTCGTCCTCCACGAGCACCGTCCCGTCGACCTCGACGCGCAGTCGCCAGCCGCCGGACCGCACGCCGGCGGCCACGGCCCCGACCGGGTACGCGGCCGGCCCGAGCAACGGCTTCAGCCCGCTCGCGGCCCGGGCCGCGTCGGCCCCGACCCCCACGTGCGCCGCGTTGACCAC
Encoded here:
- a CDS encoding diacylglycerol/lipid kinase family protein, coding for MADAGRPAFLLVTNARAGSAQRDTVVAVKSVLRSAADVDEGVCGDAADVGDILAQAGGRTPVIAGGDGSLHVAVNALVDAGLLQWETPLGVIPMGTGNDFARALGLPLDPVQAAAALLRSVRDGSTRRLDLATTDAGDVVVNAAHVGVGADAARAASGLKPLLGPAAYPVGAVAAGVRSGGWRLRVEVDGTVLVEDDALLVAVANGTSIGGGTLLAPDADPGDGLLDVVVATSTGPLERLGLALDVRRGEHPSRDDVLTARGRSVTVSGEEFGVNEDGEVHGPLSSRTWEVSPGAWSVWAPPREAHGS